Part of the Mycolicibacterium thermoresistibile genome, AACCGGACGCCCTTGGTGGTGGCCGACCGGGCGGCGGGCAGGGCGCGCAGTATCCGCCACATCGAAACCAGGTCGGGCACAAAGACATCGGCTCCCCACGGCGGTGGGTGCCCGTCGGGGCTCAACCCGATCGTGATGTCGGCGGCATGTGGCGCCGTCATGGCGGGTGAGGTGAACAGGGCCACGGTCGCGCCGTCGGCCTTCGCCTCCGCGACGGCGGCGGCCAGCGACTCGTCGACCGAGTCACCGAGCGGGTAGAGCTTGTCGAAACCCCTTGCCAGCGAACGCAGTCCGTCGTCATCCAAGGACAGCACCCGGCGTCCGCAGCGGTGCGCCTCGGTGACGACCGCGGCGGCGAACTGATCGCGTACCGGGCTGATCAGGATCCGCCCGGACGCCGGCGCCCCCGCGATCGAGGACAGCGGATGCCAGCCGGGGGTCAGGCCGCCCCGGTCGAGTGCCCGTTGAACCGCCCGCCAGGCCCGGTCCCGGTCCGAATTGGTGACTCCCACGATCCGGGTCACCGCGAGCTGATCGGTGTACAACACCCGCGGATCGATGACCACCGCGTCCACCCGGTCCAGTGCCCGCAGCGCACGCGGCCTCACCACCAGCGCATCATGGTGGGTGATCAACCCCCGGGTCATCGCGCAGCCGAACGCCTCCCGGGCCGCACGGGACGGTTTGGGGGCGGTCACCAGAGCGGCTGCGCCGCCGATGGTCGGATTTCGCGACACCGCACCCACCACCGCGGCCGCGGTCACCCCCATCCGGACGGCCCGGTCGGCGTAGCGCTCACCGGCACCGGCGCCGAACTCCAGGGTGCCGCGGTGGGGCCGCCGGGACGACGGCCGGTGCCGGACCAGTCGCGGCTCGTGCCGACGCCACGCCCGCCGGGTGTGCACCGCCTCCACCACCATCATGGTGCGGGTGGCCATCTCGGCCGCCGCCGAGGTCGGAGACACCGTCATCGCCGCCGATGCCGACGTCAGCAGGCTGAACAGCAGATCGGTGCCCTCCCGCCCGAGCCGGCGTTCGAACTGCCGGTGGATGCCCGGATTGTGGTCGGCCAGAGTCGGTATCGCGGAGAGGAAATCCGGCAACCCGCGGAACCGCAGCACGTTCCCGGTCACCGACAGCCCCAGCCCGACCGCCGCCGCGGCGGCGCCCACAGCCCGCGCCGCCAGCAGCGCATCATCCCAGGGCAGCGTGTGGGGGCGGTGCCGGCCGGCCTCGGTGGTCCGGGCGCGCCGCTCCGCCTCGGCGACCACCGCGGTCAGGTCCGCCGCCGGGACGCCGGTCTCGACCGTGACGACGGCCCGGGCCATCGAGTGGTTGATCGCCACATCGGTCACCCCGGGCACCGCCCGCAGCGCGGACACCACCTCCTCGGCGATGGCGTCGGCGTCCGGACCGCTCAGACCGCACACCTCGATCCAATGCCGGGAATCGTTGCGGCTGGTGCGGCGGGCCGGCGGACCGCCCAACGCCTCCACGACGAGGCCCAGCGTGGTGTGGGCGGTCGACTCGGCGCCGGTCGCCACGTCGGCCGCGAGGTCAGCGACGGTTCCGGCGACCGTCCGGCCGGCACCGATGACGGTGTCCCCGGCCAGCAGTGCGGTTCCGGCCGCGACCTGCAGCGTCCGCAGCGACGCCCCGATCAGGCCCCCGACCGTGCTCCGGAGAACGCCCATGGATCAACGCACTCCGTCGTGACGCGGTACATCGCGGGGTGCGTCGCGTCGTGCTGCCGGTCTGCCGTCCACCACCATCACACCTACCGATCTCCGGGCGAGCTGACTCGTCGGGTTACAGACCGTGTCGATCCTATGCCGATTCGGCGGATCCGGTGTGCCGGGTGCGCGACGTTTACCGGCCGTGGACCCGGGGAACCCTGCGGGCCCGGCAGGGCAGCCGAGCGAGGAGAATGAGGGGTCGATACATGACCAGTGGCGGCATACGTGACCGATCCGTCGCATCCATCGCAGACCACTGGCATGAGCCGCGCAGATCGCGGGATCCGCACGAGGAGATGCGGCGAGTCGACCGGCCGGACGGTCGGGGGCCGCTGCGCTTCGGTCTGGGCTGTGCCGCACTGGGTGGTGCGCTGCTGATGGGCGCGGCCGTCTGGGTGAGCACCTGCAGCGGCAACACGGTCGATGTGATGGCTTGCGGGAGACCGCAGTTGACCCTGCTGGCGTTGGCCGCGCCGATTGTTCTCGCCGGTGGCGGTCTGTGGGCGCTGGGGCGCTCCTACCAGTGCCGGCGGCGCGACGGGGGTTGGCGGGCGTGGCTGGCCGCGGGCTGGTTCCTGCTGACCCTCATGGTCGTGGTCGTGACGATGAGCCTGCCGACGTTCACCGATCCCGCGATCGGGCTGTGACGGCCGGCGCATCGATATGCGTAACGATCACACGCATCGATCGCACCGAATGCGCTGACGGACAAGAGAAGACGAGACGAGAAACGAGAGGGAACGCCATGGGAGACGACGCTCGAGATCCGGTGGACCACGCCCGAACCACCCGCCCGCACGCGGGGGAGTCGTTGAAGAACACCGCCAGCATGCCGGCGCTCATCGTGCTCGGTCTGGGTCTGGTGGCGTTCGTGTCCTGCCTGGCCACGTTGGCCGCCGGGGAGACCATGGCCGGAGTGGTGCTGGCCTGTCTGG contains:
- the usfY gene encoding protein UsfY, which translates into the protein MGDDARDPVDHARTTRPHAGESLKNTASMPALIVLGLGLVAFVSCLATLAAGETMAGVVLACLAVLGFAVAGVWLMVEHRRVRRIEERWLDEHPAAARQRPRGDTSS